A genomic region of Dreissena polymorpha isolate Duluth1 chromosome 4, UMN_Dpol_1.0, whole genome shotgun sequence contains the following coding sequences:
- the LOC127876953 gene encoding uncharacterized protein LOC127876953, with protein MSYINNRGRIFECQHCLPKYQGEKSKVFDHFYKKHVALDKVPFYCAICKFVCASEVDLYRHVKKCNFPPHEATVNAMLANNENVNENASLIKNVNPYVPTSLDIVRFSKEDSCLIFNSRRKSSDILKSAMESSGLKTNSIHSTPTVDILPEMLGEHDLSPFDFPESPLHSSNKRILCPTKSPWSVSSMSSSSSSSTSTCDTCINDLKSEILELKSAVHTMGLALGQLVDELREFKAEKRAVVPAFVVPPIQNRKENEPVIVRRPTITERCHYQPSPASSRGRGYHPYRQQMRRPPLFPPKPVNTHIRF; from the coding sequence ATGTCTTACATCAACAATAGAGGCAGGATATTTGAATGCCAACATTGCCTTCCAAAATATCAAGGCGAAAAATCTAAAGTTTTtgatcatttttacaaaaaacacgTCGCTTTGGACAAAGTTCCATTTTATTGTGCAATTTGCAAATTTGTGTGTGCATCCGAAGTGGATTTATATCGTCATGTTAAAAAATGTAACTTTCCTCCACATGAGGCAACTGTAAATGCCATGTTGGCTAATAATGAAAACGTAAATGAAAATGCTTCATTAATCAAAAATGTCAATCCATATGTTCCAACTTCCTTGGACATTGTTCGCTTTTCAAAAGAAGATTCGTGTTTGATTTTTAACAGTCGTCGTAAGTCTTCAGACATTTTGAAATCTGCAATGGAATCGTCAGGCTTAAAAACGAATTCCATTCACAGTACCCCTACTGTTGACATTTTGCCCGAGATGTTAGGTGAACACGATTTGTCACCTTTTGACTTTCCAGAGTCACCATTACATTCTTCCAATAAAAGAATTTTGTGTCCTACGAAATCTCCATGGAGTGTATCTTCCATGTCTTCGTCTTCTTCATCGTCGACGTCAACTTGTGACACTTGTATAAATGATCTCAAATCTGAgattcttgaactgaaatcaGCGGTTCATACGATGGGCTTAGCGCTGGGCCAATTAGTTGATGAACTCCGTGAGTTCAAAGCGGAGAAAAGGGCTGTTGTTCCAGCTTTTGTTGTTCCTCCCATTCAAAATAGAAAGGAGAATGAACCAGTCATTGTTCGAAGGCCAACAATCACTGAAAGGTGTCATTACCAGCCATCTCCTGCGAGTTCACGTGGTCGAGGGTATCATCCTTACCGGCAACAAATGCGGAGGCCACCACTGTTCCCGCCAAAGCCAGTGAATACCCACATAAGATTTTGA